The following proteins are co-located in the Dyadobacter chenwenxiniae genome:
- a CDS encoding TonB-dependent receptor, producing the protein MKLFFYLLLLISPLCSAQKTVSGKVTDKKGNALPGANVFLKGTYDGTTTDANGSFSFQTSETDTATLAATYVGYEAFEKKIGIKDNATDLSVKVEELANELNTVVITAGAFEASDEKRMAMLKPLDIVTTAGAAADITGAMQFLPGAQRVGEQEGLFVRGGSGQETKVVIDGMIVQNPFFSSLPDVQSRGRFNPFMFKGTSFSTGGYSAQYGQALSSVLLLNTTDKVSNNGLGISLNLANAGLNYDYATKNQSISAVAYYGNLKPLFSLVKQNVDWLQEPEFKGSSLTYRLRPTKNGVLKVYGMYSASDLSMNSRAPASDSGQMKLDLENKNSFVTSTYTDSWKDGRWSLNSGFSYSRNNDNTTLDGFNFDRFDERTQGRVVLSRLLSGNNTILFGAEAHAIRLKNGVAGKLYNLKDRYTAAFIESEIYITRELAGRIGLRAEYSSILRDVNLAPRLSFAYKTGKYSQVSLAAGQFYQNPDYKYLYTNKNLDYERADHLILNYQIIKNQRTFRAEAFYKNYAQLVREFTGQKFDADPYRFPWGRTNNGGEGYARGFDFFWRDQKTIKNFDYWITYSFVDSERLFQQFQESTTPTFISNHNISLIAKKWFQKITTNVSMTYAFTSGRPYYNPNNEQFLGDKTAPVHNVNIQASKLQNVLGNLVIFYASVDNILNTKNVFTYRYTPDGKTRYAVGPQSYRSFFVGMQIMLSKKAKVSKDDI; encoded by the coding sequence ATGAAGCTTTTTTTTTATTTACTATTATTGATCTCCCCGCTTTGCTCTGCCCAAAAGACAGTAAGCGGGAAGGTTACCGATAAGAAAGGGAATGCTTTACCGGGAGCCAATGTATTTTTAAAAGGCACCTACGACGGGACCACCACAGATGCCAACGGGAGTTTCAGCTTTCAAACAAGCGAGACAGACACCGCTACACTCGCCGCAACATATGTTGGTTATGAAGCATTCGAAAAGAAAATTGGAATAAAGGACAATGCAACCGACCTGTCGGTAAAAGTGGAAGAGCTGGCCAATGAATTGAACACCGTGGTCATTACGGCAGGCGCATTTGAGGCATCCGACGAAAAACGAATGGCTATGTTGAAGCCACTCGACATTGTAACCACCGCCGGTGCAGCCGCGGATATTACCGGCGCCATGCAGTTCCTCCCGGGCGCCCAGCGCGTAGGAGAGCAGGAAGGGCTTTTCGTAAGAGGCGGTTCCGGGCAGGAAACCAAGGTTGTGATTGATGGAATGATCGTTCAGAATCCATTTTTCAGTTCCTTGCCTGACGTGCAATCGCGTGGCAGGTTTAATCCATTTATGTTCAAAGGGACTTCATTTAGCACAGGCGGTTACTCTGCGCAGTATGGACAGGCGCTTTCCTCCGTTTTGCTGCTTAATACCACAGATAAGGTTAGTAATAATGGTTTGGGGATCAGTCTGAACCTTGCCAACGCAGGGCTTAATTACGATTATGCGACCAAAAACCAATCTATCTCTGCTGTTGCTTATTATGGTAATCTCAAACCACTTTTTTCTCTCGTAAAACAGAATGTAGACTGGTTGCAAGAGCCTGAATTCAAAGGCTCTTCATTGACATACCGCCTTAGGCCAACAAAAAACGGCGTCCTGAAAGTCTATGGAATGTATTCGGCCAGTGATTTGAGCATGAATTCCAGGGCACCTGCGAGTGATTCGGGCCAAATGAAGCTGGATCTTGAAAATAAAAATTCCTTCGTAACGAGCACCTATACAGACTCCTGGAAGGATGGACGCTGGTCACTGAACTCCGGATTTTCTTACAGCCGCAACAATGACAACACGACATTAGATGGTTTTAATTTTGACCGTTTCGATGAAAGAACACAGGGCCGCGTTGTGCTTTCAAGGCTTCTTTCAGGGAATAATACGATCCTTTTCGGTGCAGAGGCGCATGCGATCCGTTTGAAAAACGGTGTTGCTGGTAAATTATACAACCTGAAAGACCGCTATACAGCCGCTTTTATTGAATCTGAAATCTACATTACCCGGGAGCTTGCCGGCCGCATTGGGCTTCGGGCGGAATATTCCTCCATTCTCAGAGACGTCAATCTGGCGCCGCGCCTTTCGTTTGCTTATAAAACAGGAAAATACAGTCAGGTTTCACTAGCGGCAGGTCAGTTTTACCAAAATCCCGACTACAAATATCTTTACACCAATAAAAACCTGGATTACGAGCGCGCTGACCATTTGATCCTGAACTATCAGATCATTAAAAACCAGCGTACATTCCGGGCAGAGGCATTTTACAAAAACTACGCGCAGCTTGTGCGCGAATTTACAGGCCAGAAATTCGACGCCGATCCTTACCGTTTTCCCTGGGGCCGAACCAACAATGGTGGAGAAGGCTACGCACGCGGTTTCGATTTTTTCTGGCGGGACCAAAAAACGATCAAAAACTTCGATTACTGGATCACGTACAGTTTTGTGGATTCCGAAAGGCTTTTCCAGCAATTTCAAGAATCCACTACGCCCACGTTCATTTCCAATCACAACATTAGCCTGATCGCGAAGAAGTGGTTTCAGAAAATAACCACCAATGTAAGCATGACTTATGCTTTCACGAGCGGCAGACCCTATTACAACCCCAACAACGAACAATTTCTCGGCGATAAAACAGCACCTGTTCATAATGTGAACATTCAGGCCAGCAAGCTTCAAAATGTGTTGGGTAACCTGGTTATATTCTACGCCTCGGTGGACAACATTTTAAATACAAAAAATGTATTCACCTACCGCTATACGCCGGATGGGAAGACGCGCTATGCCGTCGGCCCGCAGAGTTACAGGAGTTTCTTTGTAGGCATGCAGATCATGCTTTCCAAAAAGGCAAAGGTTTCAAAAGATGACATTTGA
- a CDS encoding 3-keto-disaccharide hydrolase, producing MLKLRQLAVLSAAILLLNSAFLAYKAPVPNPLKKPVKLFNGKDLTGWKVNGTEKWYVENGELICESGPDKKYGYLTTDKFYKNFDLSLQFKQEANGNSGVFFRSTVDGTKVAGWQVEVAPPNHDTGGIYESYGRNWLVQIPDEKEGFLKMGEWNTLRIRAVGDNVKTYLNGNQMVDFTDAKIGAGEGSIALQIHDGGGIKVRWKNITVEEL from the coding sequence ATGTTAAAACTTAGACAACTAGCTGTGCTCTCTGCGGCCATTTTGCTCCTTAACTCAGCATTTCTCGCTTATAAGGCACCCGTTCCCAACCCGTTAAAAAAACCTGTTAAATTATTTAACGGAAAAGATCTGACCGGCTGGAAAGTAAACGGAACAGAAAAATGGTATGTAGAAAACGGCGAATTGATCTGCGAAAGCGGCCCTGATAAGAAATATGGCTATTTGACGACGGACAAGTTTTACAAGAATTTCGACCTTTCCCTGCAATTCAAGCAGGAAGCCAATGGTAACAGCGGCGTATTTTTCCGCTCGACCGTGGACGGCACAAAGGTTGCAGGCTGGCAGGTTGAAGTTGCACCGCCAAACCATGATACAGGCGGAATTTACGAGTCCTACGGTCGCAACTGGCTTGTACAAATCCCCGATGAAAAAGAAGGTTTTCTGAAAATGGGCGAATGGAATACATTGAGAATCCGTGCGGTGGGCGATAATGTTAAAACCTATTTGAATGGTAATCAAATGGTTGATTTCACGGACGCGAAAATCGGCGCTGGTGAAGGCTCAATCGCATTGCAGATCCACGATGGTGGCGGAATCAAAGTACGGTGGAAAAATATTACTGTCGAAGAGCTTTAA
- a CDS encoding fasciclin domain-containing protein yields the protein MKKNRFVWPYVAFFLLAVLSSGVIISCKEKNEDIVKRKTITEVIMENERFSILKDLMLYAKMSDGLRTGEVTFFAPDNAAFGRANIFSSSVLTAMPEDSVRKLINNHIVGKERLDYKSLKEGKKKAIGGKELSITKTDSIFSVNRADIILSDISAANGVIHIIDSLAIR from the coding sequence ATGAAAAAAAACCGTTTTGTATGGCCTTATGTGGCATTTTTTTTACTTGCAGTGTTGTCTTCGGGAGTAATTATTTCCTGCAAAGAAAAGAATGAGGACATCGTAAAGCGCAAAACGATTACAGAGGTCATCATGGAGAATGAGCGATTTAGCATTCTGAAAGATCTGATGCTTTATGCCAAAATGAGTGACGGATTGCGGACCGGTGAAGTAACTTTTTTTGCACCTGACAATGCTGCCTTTGGCCGTGCCAATATTTTCTCTTCCTCCGTATTGACCGCGATGCCAGAAGATTCGGTTCGGAAACTTATAAATAACCACATTGTAGGAAAAGAGCGGCTTGACTATAAAAGCCTTAAAGAAGGAAAGAAGAAGGCGATCGGAGGCAAAGAACTGAGCATTACCAAAACGGACAGCATCTTTTCTGTAAACAGAGCGGACATTATCCTTTCTGATATCAGCGCTGCAAATGGTGTCATCCACATTATCGACAGTCTTGCCATAAGGTGA
- a CDS encoding nucleoside-diphosphate kinase translates to MPTNRTFTMIKPDAVQDGNSGAIIKMIEEAGFRIVALKKTQLTPERAGEFYAVHKERPFYNDLCKYMSSGPIVPMILEKDNAVADFRTLIGATNPANADEGTIRKLFAKSIEANAIHGSDSDENAEIEGNFFFAHIEQF, encoded by the coding sequence ATGCCAACAAATAGAACATTCACAATGATTAAGCCGGATGCCGTTCAAGACGGTAATTCGGGAGCAATTATCAAAATGATTGAGGAGGCCGGATTCCGGATTGTAGCCTTGAAAAAAACACAGCTTACCCCGGAACGCGCCGGAGAATTTTATGCAGTGCACAAGGAGCGCCCTTTCTACAATGATTTATGCAAATATATGTCTTCCGGCCCGATCGTTCCGATGATTTTGGAGAAAGACAATGCCGTTGCTGACTTCCGTACGCTGATTGGCGCCACTAACCCTGCCAATGCTGACGAAGGCACAATTCGTAAGTTATTTGCGAAATCCATCGAAGCCAACGCAATCCACGGTTCCGATTCCGATGAGAATGCTGAAATAGAGGGAAATTTCTTCTTTGCTCACATCGAGCAATTCTAA
- a CDS encoding DHH family phosphoesterase, with the protein MNQTVEELSSFLSQPQKIIITMHRDPDADALGSSLGWASYLIKKGHEVTVISPTDYTANLRWLSGIEHVLVYEKQADQVKCKNKIAQATLICCLDFSALSRLKDLGKVVEEAAAPKLMVDHHLEPEHFAKWMVWDTYAAATAQLIYKLIKELEGDSPVTEIFDIPMAECLYAGIMTDTGSFRHGNVTPEVHLAVADLMLTGFDSSRVHRLIYDNAPLSRLQFLGYVLSQKLVVLPQYRTAYMVLTEAELQKFNSSTGETEGIVNYGLQVENVVMSAMFIERKGEVKISFRSVGTFSVRDLASTYFSGGGHKNASGGRSEQSVNETVATFLSILPEYQQELLNVD; encoded by the coding sequence GTGAATCAAACCGTTGAAGAGCTTAGCTCTTTTCTATCCCAACCACAAAAAATCATCATTACGATGCATCGTGACCCCGACGCCGACGCGCTGGGATCGTCATTGGGCTGGGCAAGTTATTTAATCAAGAAAGGGCACGAAGTTACGGTCATCAGCCCAACGGATTATACTGCGAATTTGCGCTGGCTATCTGGTATTGAGCATGTTTTGGTTTATGAAAAGCAAGCAGATCAGGTTAAATGCAAGAATAAAATTGCGCAGGCGACATTGATATGCTGCCTGGATTTTTCAGCTCTTTCGAGGCTTAAAGATCTGGGCAAGGTCGTGGAAGAAGCTGCCGCCCCCAAATTAATGGTGGATCATCATCTTGAACCTGAACATTTTGCAAAATGGATGGTATGGGACACATATGCAGCCGCTACGGCCCAGCTTATTTACAAACTGATCAAAGAACTGGAAGGCGATTCTCCTGTGACTGAAATATTTGATATTCCAATGGCGGAATGTTTGTATGCAGGCATTATGACGGATACTGGCTCTTTCAGACACGGTAATGTCACCCCGGAAGTTCATTTGGCCGTTGCAGACCTGATGTTGACCGGTTTTGATTCCAGCCGCGTTCACAGGCTCATTTACGACAATGCGCCGCTTTCCAGGTTGCAATTTCTAGGTTACGTACTCTCTCAAAAATTGGTCGTATTACCCCAATACAGAACGGCTTATATGGTTTTAACGGAAGCAGAATTGCAGAAATTCAATTCCAGCACGGGAGAAACCGAAGGAATCGTTAATTATGGCTTGCAGGTCGAAAATGTGGTCATGTCTGCCATGTTCATTGAAAGAAAAGGCGAGGTGAAAATTTCTTTCCGCTCTGTGGGAACATTCTCGGTAAGGGATTTGGCGAGCACGTATTTCAGTGGCGGAGGACATAAGAATGCTTCCGGCGGAAGATCAGAACAATCAGTAAATGAAACAGTTGCAACTTTTTTAAGTATCCTTCCTGAATACCAGCAAGAACTTTTAAACGTTGATTAG
- a CDS encoding FKBP-type peptidyl-prolyl cis-trans isomerase encodes MNLKTIGYAMGVTILAAACNQHRTQVTESGLKYQIFEHEDDARKAKLGDIMTFHFVLKNGTDSTLRDTYKEGAPQKMVLQAPQYKGSFEEGLALLASGDSAKISINADTMFAKIGQPMPPMIKKGSDLNFTVKVVSVLTSEEFQKQLSEAGTKQKAIDAKVIEDYLTKNNLKAKAQKTASGLTYIDDVVGTGESPKAGDNVKVHYTGKLLDGKVFDSSKNGGRPPIDFQVGVGMVIPGWEEGIMLMKKGGKRTLIIPSGLAYGAEGSPGAIPANSVLLFDVELIDFGKAPAQQPGPPAR; translated from the coding sequence ATGAATTTAAAAACAATCGGTTATGCAATGGGCGTAACTATTCTAGCAGCCGCTTGCAACCAACACCGAACGCAGGTTACTGAATCCGGTCTGAAATATCAGATTTTCGAACACGAAGATGACGCAAGAAAAGCTAAGTTGGGAGATATTATGACGTTCCACTTTGTTTTGAAAAACGGCACCGATTCCACGCTTCGCGACACATATAAAGAAGGCGCCCCTCAGAAAATGGTTTTGCAGGCTCCTCAATACAAAGGCAGCTTTGAAGAGGGCCTTGCTTTGCTGGCAAGCGGCGATAGCGCCAAAATATCGATCAATGCGGATACAATGTTTGCAAAAATCGGTCAACCAATGCCTCCGATGATCAAAAAAGGCTCTGACCTTAATTTTACGGTTAAGGTGGTAAGTGTCCTTACTTCTGAGGAATTCCAAAAGCAACTTTCGGAAGCAGGAACAAAACAAAAAGCAATCGACGCCAAGGTGATCGAAGATTACCTGACTAAAAATAACCTGAAAGCAAAAGCGCAGAAAACAGCATCCGGCCTGACTTACATAGATGACGTGGTCGGAACTGGCGAAAGCCCTAAGGCTGGTGACAATGTAAAGGTTCACTACACAGGAAAGCTTTTGGATGGAAAAGTATTTGACAGCTCCAAAAACGGCGGCAGACCGCCCATTGATTTCCAGGTGGGCGTAGGCATGGTAATCCCAGGCTGGGAAGAAGGTATTATGCTGATGAAAAAAGGCGGAAAACGCACTTTGATCATCCCATCAGGGCTAGCATATGGAGCTGAGGGATCACCAGGAGCTATTCCTGCCAACTCAGTTTTGTTGTTTGATGTGGAATTGATCGATTTCGGAAAAGCACCGGCACAACAACCTGGTCCTCCTGCGAGATAA
- the rdgB gene encoding RdgB/HAM1 family non-canonical purine NTP pyrophosphatase, whose translation MKLCFATNNLHKLKEIQALLGNQFELVTLSDIGCETDIPEPFETIAENSAAKARYVWDHYRINCFADDTGLEVAALNSEPGVYSARYAGPQRNADDNIDLLLTNLAGESDRSARFVTVITLVIDGEYQQFEGTVEGHIISEKRGSNGFGYDPVFMPSDLTRTFAEMTLDEKSLLSHRARAFAKLVGFLRQV comes from the coding sequence ATGAAACTCTGCTTTGCCACCAACAATCTTCATAAGTTAAAGGAAATCCAGGCACTATTGGGCAATCAGTTTGAGCTGGTTACGCTCAGCGATATCGGCTGCGAAACGGACATTCCTGAGCCATTTGAAACAATCGCTGAGAACTCTGCCGCAAAAGCAAGATATGTATGGGACCATTACAGGATCAATTGCTTTGCGGACGACACTGGACTGGAAGTAGCCGCGCTCAATAGTGAGCCAGGCGTATATTCCGCGCGCTATGCGGGTCCTCAGCGGAATGCGGACGATAACATTGACCTGTTACTAACCAATCTGGCTGGTGAAAGTGACCGCAGCGCTCGATTTGTTACGGTAATTACATTGGTAATTGATGGAGAATATCAACAGTTTGAAGGAACAGTCGAAGGGCACATTATCAGTGAAAAAAGGGGCAGTAATGGATTCGGTTATGATCCTGTGTTCATGCCCAGCGATTTAACCCGGACATTTGCGGAAATGACGCTCGATGAAAAATCCTTGCTGAGCCACAGAGCACGTGCATTTGCCAAGCTGGTCGGGTTTTTGAGACAAGTGTAA
- a CDS encoding polyphosphate kinase 2 family protein: MPDFNSDEYRVDGTQKFQIKKAKTRFKDIYKDKEEYESMQDDSAKELDVLQSMMYAHNRYGLLVIFQAMDAAGKDGTIKHVLAGVNPVGVKIHSFKRPTETELEHDYLWRSNLVLPQRGTITIFNRSYYEEVLVAKVNPEIVTTSQRLPVELTEDMDKLWKNRYSDIRNLEKYLYRNGIRVIKFFLNVSKEEQASRLIERIEDPSKNWKFEEQDVKVRGQWDEYMQAYEDCINNTASKKAPWFVVPADDKKNLRLTVSKIIVEELTKMNMSYPESGPERSEELHHFIDVINAQNTES, encoded by the coding sequence ATGCCAGACTTCAATTCAGACGAATATCGCGTGGATGGGACGCAGAAATTTCAGATCAAAAAAGCAAAAACGCGCTTCAAAGATATTTATAAGGATAAGGAAGAATATGAGTCCATGCAGGATGACTCGGCGAAGGAGCTAGATGTGCTGCAAAGCATGATGTATGCACACAACCGCTACGGGTTACTGGTTATATTTCAGGCTATGGACGCGGCCGGTAAGGACGGGACGATCAAACACGTGCTTGCAGGCGTAAATCCGGTAGGGGTGAAAATACATTCGTTCAAACGGCCCACAGAAACTGAACTTGAACATGACTATTTATGGCGTAGCAATCTCGTGCTCCCCCAACGAGGCACGATCACTATCTTTAATCGCAGTTATTATGAAGAAGTGCTTGTTGCGAAAGTGAACCCGGAAATCGTCACAACTTCCCAGCGGCTGCCCGTGGAGCTGACAGAAGACATGGACAAGCTTTGGAAGAACAGATATTCAGATATCAGAAACCTGGAAAAATATTTATATAGAAATGGAATCCGCGTTATCAAATTTTTCCTGAATGTATCTAAGGAAGAGCAAGCTTCACGCCTGATCGAGCGCATAGAGGATCCATCTAAAAACTGGAAATTCGAGGAGCAGGATGTAAAAGTGCGCGGGCAGTGGGATGAATATATGCAGGCTTATGAAGATTGCATTAACAACACGGCGTCGAAGAAAGCACCTTGGTTCGTCGTCCCGGCGGACGACAAGAAAAATCTTCGTCTAACAGTGTCTAAAATTATTGTGGAAGAACTTACGAAGATGAATATGTCTTATCCCGAGTCCGGGCCGGAACGTTCGGAAGAGTTACATCATTTTATTGATGTGATAAATGCTCAGAATACAGAAAGTTAA
- the gpmI gene encoding 2,3-bisphosphoglycerate-independent phosphoglycerate mutase, which produces MSKKVILIIMDGWGIAKAGEESRSAVLAANTPFYDSIMQKYPHSRLAASGLAVGLPDGQMGNSEVGHTNLGAGRVVYQDLVKINLAVTEGTLGNEPVLTSALDFAKTNNKKVHFIGLVSDGGVHSHIDHLKGLVKIAADSGLTNVFVHAFTDGRDCDPKSGLGFLTELQQTLDQTTGRIASVTGRYYAMDRDKRWERVKLAYDAMVHGEGAHVASGEVLKAIKDSYETGVTDEFIMPIVATNPDGTPIGVIEDGDVVLCFNFRTDRGREITEVLTQQDFHEQNMHKLNLRYITMTNYDDTFKGVDVIFDKDNLNNTLGEVLEAAGKKQIRIAETEKYPHVTFFFSGGREKPFEGESRLLCQSPKVATYDLQPEMSAFGIRDSIVPELEKGEVDFVCLNFANPDMVGHTGVFEAAVKACEVVDQCVQTVVTTGLNHGYSSIIIADHGNSDYMLNDDGSPNTAHSLNLVPCVLVDNNYQNPIKDGKLADIAPTILELMGIPKSAEMTGVSIL; this is translated from the coding sequence TTGAGCAAAAAAGTAATTCTTATAATCATGGACGGCTGGGGCATTGCCAAAGCAGGCGAGGAAAGCCGTTCCGCTGTTTTAGCTGCCAACACTCCTTTTTACGACAGCATTATGCAGAAGTATCCGCACAGCAGACTTGCTGCCAGCGGCCTGGCTGTCGGTCTCCCGGACGGACAGATGGGGAATTCAGAAGTAGGGCATACGAATCTTGGCGCAGGACGTGTGGTTTACCAGGATCTGGTTAAGATCAATCTGGCCGTTACCGAAGGAACATTGGGTAACGAACCTGTGCTGACCAGTGCTTTGGATTTTGCCAAAACAAATAATAAAAAAGTGCATTTCATTGGTCTGGTGTCCGATGGTGGTGTTCACTCACACATTGATCATTTAAAAGGTCTTGTTAAGATAGCTGCCGACAGTGGTTTGACAAATGTTTTTGTTCATGCATTCACAGACGGTCGTGACTGCGATCCGAAAAGTGGTTTGGGCTTTTTAACAGAGCTTCAACAAACATTAGATCAGACAACGGGCCGCATTGCGAGCGTTACGGGCCGCTACTATGCAATGGATCGTGATAAGCGTTGGGAGCGTGTGAAGCTTGCTTATGACGCAATGGTGCATGGCGAAGGTGCTCACGTAGCATCCGGTGAGGTGTTAAAAGCAATTAAGGATTCCTACGAAACGGGCGTTACTGACGAATTTATCATGCCTATCGTTGCAACAAATCCGGATGGGACGCCAATCGGTGTTATTGAAGATGGCGATGTTGTGTTATGTTTTAATTTCCGGACCGACCGGGGCCGCGAAATTACAGAAGTGCTGACGCAGCAGGATTTCCATGAGCAAAACATGCACAAGCTGAACCTTAGATACATCACAATGACCAATTATGATGATACATTCAAAGGCGTAGATGTGATTTTTGATAAAGACAATCTCAACAATACATTGGGAGAAGTGCTCGAAGCAGCTGGTAAAAAGCAGATCCGCATTGCTGAAACTGAAAAATATCCGCACGTAACATTCTTCTTTTCAGGTGGACGCGAAAAGCCATTTGAAGGTGAAAGCCGTTTACTTTGCCAATCGCCAAAGGTTGCTACTTATGATCTGCAACCTGAAATGTCAGCATTTGGCATTAGGGATTCGATCGTGCCTGAATTGGAGAAAGGGGAAGTGGATTTTGTTTGCCTCAACTTTGCGAACCCGGATATGGTAGGCCATACAGGCGTGTTCGAAGCGGCGGTTAAAGCGTGTGAAGTTGTGGATCAATGCGTGCAGACCGTCGTTACAACGGGACTGAATCACGGCTATTCCTCCATCATCATTGCCGATCACGGAAATTCAGATTACATGCTGAATGACGATGGCTCACCCAATACTGCACATTCACTGAACCTGGTGCCTTGCGTGCTGGTTGATAATAATTATCAAAATCCGATAAAAGATGGAAAGCTGGCTGATATAGCGCCTACAATTCTTGAATTGATGGGGATTCCCAAGTCAGCTGAAATGACAGGAGTTAGTATCTTATAA
- a CDS encoding FtsB family cell division protein produces the protein MKKGSFWSLQTLKNFYIATFLAWFVWILFLDNNNMRIVISNRMKMKELEHEKGILLGKIKEVKKERNEVFGNPKMLEKWARENFMMRKPNEEVYVIVDEKNQPVEGKKSE, from the coding sequence ATGAAAAAAGGATCATTCTGGTCTCTCCAGACGCTCAAAAACTTCTACATAGCCACTTTTCTTGCGTGGTTTGTCTGGATCCTTTTTCTTGATAATAACAATATGCGGATTGTGATCTCCAACCGGATGAAGATGAAGGAACTGGAACACGAAAAAGGCATTTTGCTCGGAAAAATCAAAGAAGTTAAAAAGGAACGGAATGAAGTTTTCGGTAATCCGAAAATGCTTGAAAAATGGGCCCGCGAGAATTTCATGATGCGCAAGCCCAACGAGGAAGTATATGTAATCGTTGACGAGAAAAATCAACCGGTCGAAGGCAAAAAGAGCGAGTAA
- the eno gene encoding phosphopyruvate hydratase — translation MSTIQSVHARQILDSRGNPTIEVDIRTENGYLGRAAVPSGASTGKHEAVELRDDDKSVYVGKGVLKAVENVNDIIFPELIGCSVFEQNLIDKIMLELDGTPNKAKLGANAILGVSLAAAKAAAQEANLPLYRYVGGTNANTLPVPMMNILNGGSHADNSIDFQEFMIMPAKADTFSQSLRMGVEVFHTLKTVLKSKGYSTNVGDEGGFAPNIKSNEEAIEIVIQAIEKAGYKPGEDIFIAMDAAVSEFYEDGFYHFKKSDGRKLSSDEMADYWTQWVAKYPIISIEDGMDEDDWAGWATLTQSVGKKIQLVGDDLFVTNVTRLQQGIESQIANAVLVKVNQIGSLTETIDTVNLAKRNSYKSIMSHRSGETEDSTIADLAVALNTGQIKTGSASRSDRMAKYNQLLRIEEELGENAYFPGLKF, via the coding sequence ATGAGTACGATTCAATCAGTACATGCAAGACAAATTCTGGATTCAAGAGGAAACCCAACAATAGAAGTAGATATTCGTACTGAAAATGGCTATTTAGGACGTGCTGCTGTTCCGTCTGGAGCTTCTACCGGAAAGCATGAGGCCGTTGAACTTCGTGACGACGACAAAAGCGTATACGTAGGAAAAGGAGTTTTGAAAGCCGTTGAGAACGTCAACGATATTATTTTCCCTGAGTTGATCGGTTGTTCAGTATTTGAGCAAAATCTGATTGATAAAATCATGCTGGAATTGGACGGAACTCCTAACAAAGCGAAGTTAGGGGCAAATGCTATTCTTGGCGTATCCCTTGCCGCTGCGAAAGCTGCCGCTCAGGAAGCTAACTTGCCACTTTATCGTTATGTAGGTGGAACCAACGCAAATACATTGCCAGTTCCAATGATGAATATCCTGAATGGTGGAAGCCACGCGGACAATTCTATCGATTTTCAGGAATTCATGATCATGCCTGCGAAAGCAGATACATTCTCTCAGTCATTGAGAATGGGTGTTGAGGTTTTCCATACACTGAAAACGGTTTTGAAAAGCAAAGGATATTCTACTAACGTAGGTGACGAAGGTGGTTTTGCTCCAAACATCAAATCCAATGAAGAAGCTATTGAAATAGTAATCCAGGCGATCGAGAAAGCTGGTTACAAGCCAGGCGAAGATATTTTCATCGCCATGGATGCTGCTGTTTCAGAATTCTACGAAGATGGGTTTTACCACTTCAAAAAATCAGACGGACGCAAGTTGAGCTCTGATGAGATGGCTGATTACTGGACACAGTGGGTTGCTAAATATCCAATCATTTCTATCGAAGATGGTATGGACGAAGACGACTGGGCTGGCTGGGCAACACTTACGCAATCTGTTGGTAAGAAAATCCAGTTGGTTGGGGACGATTTGTTCGTAACGAACGTAACGCGTTTGCAACAAGGAATCGAGTCGCAAATTGCGAATGCTGTGCTTGTAAAAGTAAACCAGATTGGTTCATTGACGGAGACAATCGACACAGTTAACCTTGCAAAACGCAATAGCTACAAGAGCATTATGTCGCACCGTTCAGGTGAAACAGAAGATTCTACAATCGCCGACTTGGCAGTAGCATTGAACACAGGACAGATCAAAACAGGTTCTGCTTCTCGCTCTGACCGTATGGCGAAATACAATCAGCTTCTTCGGATCGAAGAAGAATTGGGCGAAAATGCATATTTCCCAGGATTGAAATTCTGA